The Dermacentor andersoni unplaced genomic scaffold, qqDerAnde1_hic_scaffold ctg00000042.1, whole genome shotgun sequence genome has a segment encoding these proteins:
- the LOC140214424 gene encoding uncharacterized protein, translated as MAQGHDDASQPKRPHCTKAGTTGVEYVRSSTLHTPDQPWDKSSASQVAHLSRCSRCVASFSKLVTLGIPSVRVQSVASIASVGLAAQSHVIFIKQRKGVHLCNEHLDISADDEETPAVAVTAKASEPEAVRKNIEEEVTKGGGEEDDDDTTAAASSAESSSAFEDLRAPLLRTPPGGLLRRRSLAARLRRLSRLSLSASGSAEGSSPEKHKGSGGNEAAAVAPATVARPPTKGILRRQKVHCCSSGRHRQLPSASSFGGGTESSEGSPEHRPMSPGRFCRRAFGRVFGLSDGSRHRADGVATTVDEEQEEEGTSPREPKVVSISEPLERSPSSRHRGGDTWRHRSATNKPRKPPLVFGGTFPIDEPVGLRGAKSPFRSVVEGSLSVATFPVDAFCCAAPNLCQGHAQHLPVESPFCKSRDSSAIAKSSVASTSESEPESKVSSFGKMHEAGTTRLHKHSQPLAASDTSRETKSFAPSAHPRWKGSSFLHFLSGESKVHKS; from the exons ATGGCTCAGGGGCATGACGACGCGAGCCAGCCCAAGCGCCCACATTGTACTAAGGCAGGCACAACCGGTGTGGAGTATGTGCGCAGCAGCACACTGCATACTCCAGACCAGCCGTGGGACAAGTCGTCTGCTTCCCAAGTTGCACACCTTTCGAGGTGCTCGAGGTGCGTCGCCTCATTCTCGAAGCTTGTTACGTTAGGAATCCCTTCAGTGAGAGTCCAGAGTGTGGCATCCATCG CAAGTGTAGGTTTGGCAGCTCAGAGCCACGTCATCTTCATCAAGCAGCGGAAAGGGGTGCACTTGTGCAACGAACATCTTGACATCTCAGCAGATGAT GAGGAAACTCCAGCCGTGGCAGTGACAGCCAAGGCATCTGAACCTGAAGCAGTGCGAAAAAATATTGAGGAGGAAGTTACCAAAGGTGGaggggaagaagacgacgacgacacaaCGGCGGCTGCTTCATCAGCCGAGAGCAGTAGCGCCTTTGAAGACCTGCGGGCACCTCTGCTAAGGACACCACCTGGTGGCTTGTTACGTCGTCGCAGCCTGGCCGCCAGGCTCCGACGCCTCAGCCGATTGTCGCTGTCGGCTAGTGGCTCCGCTGAGGGCTCATCGCCCGAAAAGCATAAGGGAAGTGGTGGAAATGAGGCGGCAGCCGTCGCCCCAGCTACAGTAGCCCGGCCTCCAACCAAAGGAATCTTGCGTCGCCAGAAGGTGCACTGTTGCAGCAGTGGTAGGCACAGGCAACTACCATCAGCCTCTTCTTTTGGAGGTGGCACTGAAAGCAGTGAAGGGTCACCTGAACACCGTCCCATGAGTCCAGGCCGTTTCTGCAGGCGTGCTTTCGGACGCGTCTTTGGTCTCAGTGATGGCTCACGTCATCGAGCAGATGGCGTTGCTACCACAGTAGATGAAGAACAGGAGGAGGAAGGGACATCACCGAGAGAGCCCAAGGTGGTCAGCATTTCAGAACCACTGGAGAGGTCACCATCATCACGACATCGTGGTGGAGATACGTGGCGCCACCGATCTGCAACCAACAAACCTCGGAAGCCTCCCCTTGTGTTTGGTGGCACGTTCCCAATCGACGAACCTGTGGGTCTGCGGGGAGCCAAGTCTCCTTTCCGGAGTGTTGTTGAGGGGAGTCTTAGTGTGGCAACATTTCCTGTCGATGCTTTCTGCTGTGCAGCACCCAACCTGTGTCAGGGGCACGCACAGCATCTACCGGTAGAATCACCTTTCTGTAAAAGTCGCGACAGTAGTGCTATTGCAAAGAGCTCAGTCGCTTCGACTAGCGAGTCCGAGCCTGAGAGCAAAGTATCGTCTTTCGGTAAGATGCATGAGGCAGGCACAACAAGGCTGCACAAGCATAGCCAACCGCTTGCGGCCTCAGATACCAGCAGAGAGACCAAAAGTTTTGCGCCTTCTGCACACCCAAGGTGGAAGGGTTCAAGCTTCTTGCATTTCCTGTCTGGTGAATCCAAAGTTCATAAGTCGTGA